In one Hemitrygon akajei chromosome 3, sHemAka1.3, whole genome shotgun sequence genomic region, the following are encoded:
- the glrx5 gene encoding glutaredoxin-related protein 5, mitochondrial, whose protein sequence is MSSLLQAACRSVVRRATAWVPRRWLSEGGVGDGGSEAEGALRRRLESLVKKDKVVVFIKGTPAQPMCGFSNAVVQILRMHGVEGYGAYNVLEDQDIRQGIKNYSNWPTIPQIYFDGEFVGGCDILLQMHQNGDLVEELKKLGIRSALLDTEKEDAK, encoded by the exons ATGTCCTCCCTGCTTCAAGCGGCTTGTCGGTCGGTAGTTCGGCGGGCTACGGCGTGGGTGCCGAGgcggtggctgagcgaaggggGAGTGGGTGACGGCGGATCGGAGGCGGAGGGCGCGCTCCGGCGGCGGCTGGAGTCCCTGGTGAAGAAGGACAAGGTGGTGGTCTTCATCAAGGGCACCCCCGCCCAGCCCATGTGCGGCTTCAGCAACGCCGTGGTGCAGATCCTGAGAATGCACGGCGTCGAAGGCTATGGCGCCTATAACGTGCTGGAGGATCAGGATATTCGGCAAG GTATTAAAAACTATTCCAATTGGCCAACCATCCCGCAGATCTACTTTGACGGCGAGTTTGTGGGCGGATGCGACATTTTGCTACAGATGCATCAGAATGGAGATCTCGTTGAGGAACTAAAGAAACTTGGCATTCGCTCTGCGCTGTTAGACACGGAGAAAGAGGACGCAAAATAG